The following DNA comes from Streptomyces globosus.
GCCCGCTCCTGCGCGGCGGCCAGCGCCTGCGGGGCGTTGCGCCCCAGGTCGCGCAGCCGGTCGAAGTCCGCCGCCTCCGCGTCCAGGCGCCGGTTCGCCTCGCTGCACCGGGCCACGATCTCGTCGAGCATCCGCCGCCGTGCCGCGTCGTCCTCCGGGTAGGCGTCGTCGAGCTGCTGGCGCAGCCGGAACGCGGCCGTCAACTCGCCCTCCGCGAACTCCACCGCCCGGGTGAAGGGGGCCACCGCCTCGTCACCGAACTCGGCGGCCGCGAAGCCGAGCTCCTCGGCGGACGTGCGGACCGCGTCGTCGGTCTCCACCAGCAGCGCCCGCGCCCGCGCGTCGAGCTGGAGCAGCGGCACCGCCGTCGCCGTCGCGGGCTGCGCGCCCCAGCCGGTCGTCGTCCGGTCGCCGCCCCGCCCGGCCCCGCGGCGGCGCCGGGAGTACGCGTACGCGGCGAGCGCCCCGGCCGCGCCGACGGCGACGACCGGGAGCACCAGGTCCCCCGCCCAGCCCGGGCCCGACCCGCCGCCGCCCGGGTCCGCCGGGCCCGGTGTGATCGGCGGCGGCGTGACGGGGCGGCCGGCCAGCACCGCGTCGTAGCCGTCGGCCGCGCCGATCGCCGCGCCCGCCCAGTCGTCGGCGCGCAGGGCGGGCTCGACGGCCTCGCGGGCGACCTCCGCCAGCTGGTCCTCGGTGAATCCGGAGGCGGTGTCGGCCGAATAGCCGTACTGCCGGTCGCCGGTCGCCACCGCGAGGAGCAGGTCGTCCCGCCCGAGGCCGTTCCGCTGCGCCGTGGCGTCGGCCCAGCCCTGCGGGGAGCGCCCGGAGAAGTCCCGTACGTACGCCACGAACAGCTGGATGCGGCGGCGGTCGTACAGCCGGTCCAGCGCGGCGGCGACCTCGGCCTCCCGGCCGCGCAGCGCCCCCACCCGGTCGGTGACCTGGCCCTGCTCCGACAGGCTGACGGGGTCCTCGGCCCGGGCGGCAGGCGCCCCGGCCACCGCGCAGCAGCCGAGGGCCAGCAGCGCGGCACCCAGCGCGAGCCCGGCCCGGGGGCCGGGCCTCCCGGCGGGGGTGCGTCTCGACGGGGTCACGCAGGGAGCGTATGACCGCCTCCGGGACGCCGCGACCGCAGCGCCGCCGCCCCGCCCGGCGGCGGGAGGGGCGGCGCAGGGCCTACTCGGTGTCGGGGCGGCGCCGGAGGATCCTGTTCCCCAGCCACACCAGGGGGTCGTACTTGCGGTCGGCGGCCCGCTCCTTCAGCGGGATCAGCGCGTTGTCGGTGATCCGGATGCCCTCGGGGCAGACCTCCGTGCAGCACTTGGTGATGTTGCAGTAGCCCAGCCCGTGCTCCTCCTGCGCCGTCCGCCGGCGGTCCAGGCCCGCCGCGGCCGCCGCGTCCAGGGGGTGCATGTCCAGCTCGGCGACGCGCATCAGGAAGCGCGGTCCGGCGAAGGCCTCCTTGTTCTCCTCGTGGTCGCGCACCACATGGCAGGTGTCCTGGCACAGGAAGCACTCGATGCACTTGCGGAACTCCTGTGAGCGGTCCACGTCGACCTGCTGCATCCGGTACTCGCCCGGCCCGACCCCCTGCGGCGGCACGAAGGCGGGCACCTCGAGCGCCTTGCGGTAGTTGAACGACACGTCCGTCACCAGGTCGCGGACCACCGGGAAGGCCCGCAGCGGGGTGATCACGACCGTCTCCGCCCGGTCGAAGACCGACATGCGGGTCATGCACATCAGCCGCGGCCGCCCGTTGACCTCCGCGCTGCACGACCCGCACTTGCCGGCCTTGCAGTTCCAGCGCACCGCCAGGTCCGGGGCCTGGGTGGCCTGGAGGCGGTGGACGACGTCCAGGACCACCTCGCCGTCGTGCACCTCGACCGTGAAGTCCCTCAGGTCCCCGCCGTCGGCGTCGCCCCGCCAGATCCGGAACCGGGCGTCGTATGTCGTCACGCGGGGAGCTCCTCTTCGGCCAGGTACTTGACGAGTTCTTCCCTATCGAAGAGCGCGAGCAGGTCGGGGCGGATGGGCTCGGTGCGGACCCGCTCCAGCCGGATCCGGCCCGCGGCCGGGTCCGGCGGAGGCGGCTCGACCGGGCGGCACAGCAGGTTCACCGGCCGCCAGCTGCGCTCCATCGCCGGGCAGTCCTCGCGCGTGTGCCCGCCGCGGCTCTCGGTGCGCTCCAGGGCCGCGCGGGCCACGCACTCGCTGACCAGCAGCATGTTCCGCAGGTCCAGTGCGAGGTGCCAGCCGGGGTTGAACTGCCGGTGCCCCTCGACGCCCGCCCGGGCGGCCCGCTCCCGCAGCAGGGCCAGCCTGCGCAGCGCCTCCGCCATCTCGTCCTCGCGGCGGATGATGCCGACGAGGTCGTTCATCGCGCTCTGCAGCTCCTGGTGCAGGGTGTACGGGTTCTCCGCGCCCTCCCGCGCGTGGAACGGGGCCAGGGCCTCCGCCGCGGCGGCGTCCACCTGCTCCGGGGAGGCTTCCGGCCGCGGGCCCGGCGCCGCCGCGAGGGCCGCGGCGTGCAGTCCGGCCCGCCGCCCGAACACCAGCAGGTCCGACAGCGAGTTGCCGCCGAGCCGGTTCGAGCCGTGCATGCCGCCGGCGACCTCGCCCGCCGCGAACAGCCCGGGGACGCCCTGGGCCGCGGCCGTCTCGGAGTCGACCGCGACGCCGCCCATCACGTAGTGGCAGGTCGGCCCCACCTCCATCGGCTCGGCCGTGATGTCCACGTCCGCCAGCTCCTTGAACTGGTGGTACATGGACGGCAGCCGCCGCTTGATCATCTCGGGCGGCATCCGCGTCGACACGTCGAGGAAGACCCCGCCGTGCGGGGAGCCGCGGCCTGCCTTGACCTCGGCGTTGATGGCGCGGGCCACCTCGTCGCGGGGGAGCAGCTCGGGCGGGCGCCGGTTGCCGTCGGGGTCCTCGTACCAGCGGTCGGCCTCGTCCTCCGTCTGCGCGTACTTGTCCTTGAAGACGTCCGGGACGTAGTCGAACATGAAGCGCCTGCCGTCGCTGTTGCGCAGCACCCCGCCGTCGCCGCGCACCGACTCGGTGACCAGGATCCCCTTCACCGACGGCGGCCACACCATTCCCGTCGGGTGGAACTGCACGAACTCCATGTTCAGCAGGGGAGCGCCGGCGAGCAGCGCCAGCGCGTGCCCGTCGCCCGTGTACTCCCAGGAGTTCGAGGTGGTCTTGAACGACTTCCCGATGCCGCCGGTGGCGAGGACCACGGCCGGGGCCTCCAGGACGAAGAAGCGGCCGCTCTCCCGCTCGTAGCAGAAGGCGCCCGCGACGCGGCCGCCGTCCTTCAGGACGCGCGTGGCCGTGCACTCCTGGAAGACCTTCAGGCGCGCCTCGGGGTCCCCGTGCGCGGCGAGGTCCTCCTGCTGGAGGGCGGTCACCTTCTGCTGGAGGGTGCGGATCAGCTCCAGGCCCGTCCGGTCGCCGACGTGCGCCAGGCGCGGGTACTCGTGCCCGCCGAAGTTGCGCTGCGAGATCCGGCCGTCCGGGGTGCGGTCGAAGAGGGCGCCCCAGGTCTCCAGCTCCCAGACCCTGTCGGGGGCCTCCCGGGCGTGCAGCTCGGCCATCCGCCACTGGCCCAGGAACTTGCCGCCGCGCATCGTGTCGCGGAAGTGCACCTGCCAATCGTCGCGCCCGTTGACGTTGCCCATGGAGGCGGCGATGCCGCCCTCCGCCATCACCGTGTGGGCCTTGCCGAACAGGGACTTGCACACCACGGCCGTACGGGCGCCCCGCTCGCGTGCCTCGATGGCGGCCCGCAGGCCGGCGCCGCCCGCCCCGACCACGACGACGTCCCACTGCTGCCGGTCGACTTGGGCCATGTCAGAAGATCCTCGGGTCGGTGAAGGCTCCGGTGGCGAGCAGGTACACGTACAGGTCGCAGGCGGCCACGCTGACGAGCGAGGCCCAGGCGAGCTGCATGTGGCGGGCGTTCAGGCGGCTGACCCAGCCCCACAGCCGGTAGCGGACGGGATGCTTCGAGAAGTGCCTCAGGCGGCCGCCCATGATGTGCCGGCAGGAGTGGCAGGACAGCGTGTAGGCCCAGATGAGGACCGTGTTGAGGAGGAACAGCAGCGTCCCCGCCCCCATGTGGCCCCACGCGTAGTCCGCGTCGCGGAAGGTGAGGACGGCGTCGTACGTGAGGATCGCGGCGACCGGGACGGCCGCGTAGAAGAAGTAGCGGTGCAGGTTCTGCAGGACCAGCGGGAAGCGGGTCTCCCCGGTGTACCGGGAGTGCGGCTCGGCGACGGCGCAGGCGGGCGGCGAGGCCCAGAAGCCCCGGTAGTAGGCCTTCCGGTAGTAGTAGCAGGTCAGCCGGAAGCCGAGCGGGAAGACCAGGATCAGCAGGGCGGGGGACAGGCCCCACCAGCTGCCGACGAGGTCGAGGTTGGGGCCGCCGCGCATCTCCTCGCAGTTCTCCGCCAGGCAGGGGGAGTAGAAGGGGGAGACGTAGGGGGCCGCGTAGTAGTCGGCGTTCGCGAAGGCCCGCCACGTCGAGTAGGCGACGAAGGCGAGCAGCCCGGCCGCGGTGCCGGCGGGTGCCAGCCACCACCGGTCGGTGCGCAGGTGGCGGGCGCGGATCGCGGCGCGGGAGGCGCCGTGGACGCCGGACGGCGGGCGGGGAGGTCGGGTGCCTGTGGCCAAAGGGGACTCCGGGTGGAGTGGTCGGGGGTGGCCCGGGAGGCCCGGCCCGCGGGGGCCGGGCCCGGGGGTGTGCGGCGGGGCACGGGCGGCGGCGGGCCGGCGGCGGCCGGCGCGCGCGGGGCGCCCGCGGGCGGTCAGGGAGCCCGGCGGCCGCGGGCGCCGAGGCCCTCGTCGTCGCTGTCGGTCCACAGCGCGCTGTCGTACGGGGCGTCCGGGATGGCCACCATCGGGAGCGGCTGCGCGGCCGCAGGCCGGGCGCGTTCAGGCGGCTGCGGCGCGGTCCGCCGCTCCAGCTGCTCCACCTTGCGCGCCAGCTCGTCGAGGCTGCGCCGGACGGCATCCAATTCGTCCTGCTGGGACATGACTTGCCCTCACTTCCGCGGGTAGCGGCGGCAACGTTCATGTGCGCCTGCGAGTGTCGCGCCTCCCGTCCCCGGTTGTGAAGGGGACGTGCACCGAATAGAGGCGCGCAGGCGCGATCCGTGCGCCCCTGCCCGCCCCCTCTCCCATCCCCCTCCCGGGCGAACGGCCGCCCCGCCGGCACCGGAATTGGTCCGCACGGGTGGGCTTCGCGGCGTGGCGCGGGCCGGCTGCCCGGGGCGCGCGGGGCGGTCGATTTCAGTGTGTCTCGGCACCCGGTGTGATCAGCCGCAAATACCGCCGAACGTGATCAAACCGCCGGCCCGCCGTCTCACGTCGTTCACGCCCGCCCGGAGGTGGCACCCATGTCCCGTAGAAGGCGCAGGCCCTTGGCGCTCCTGACCTCGGGAGTCCTCGCACTGCCGCTGCTCGCGGGCTGCGGCTCGGGCGACGACGCCGGCCCCGCCGCCGCGGGGCCGGACATCGCGCCCACCGCGCGCGAGAAGGTCGCCGACGGCGGTGTGCTGCGCTGGGCCGTCGACAGCCTCCCGGACACCCTGAACACCTTCCAGGCCGACGCCGACGCCACCACCGGCCGGATCGCCGGCGCGGTGCTGCCCCAGCTGTTCACGATGGACGCCAAGGGCCGCCCGGTGGCGAACCCGGACTTCCTGGAGAAGGCGGAGATCGTCGAGCGGGAGCCCAAGCAGGTCGTCCTGTACAAGCTCAACCAGCAGGCCGTCTGGAGCGACGGCCGGGAGATCGGCGCGGCCGACTTCGTCTCGCAGTGGCGGGCCCTGAGCGGCAAGGACTCCGCGTACTGGACCGCCCGCAACGCCGGCTACGAGCGGATCGAGAAGATCGAGAAGGGGAAGACCGACCTGGAGGTGCGGGTCACCTTCCTCAAGCCGTACACCGACTGGCGCTCGCTGTTCTCCCCGCTCTACCCCAAGCAGGTCACCGGCACGCCCGACGCCTTCAACGAGGGCGCCCGCGGCACGCTGAAGGTGACCGCGGGCCCCTTCAACCTGGGCGCCGTCGACAAGAAGACCGGCACCGCCGCGCTCACCCGCAACCCCCGCTGGTGGGGCCGGCCCGCCAAGCTGGACACCCTCGTCCTGACCGCGGTGCCCCGGGCCGAGCGCCCGGCGGCCCTCGCCGCCGGAAAGGTCGACATGGCCGAGGTCGACCGGGCCGGCGCCGACCGGATCGAGCGGGCCCGCAAGGAGGCGGGCACCCCGGCCGGCGCGGCAGGCGCCCCCGCCCCCGAGGCGGACCCGGCGGCCGCAGCGGCCGCGGCGACGCTGTCCTGGGCGGCCGCCCACGGCACCGACGAGGCGAAGGCCGCCGCGGAGGAGGAGCTGCGGGCGAAGGCCCAGGAGGCCGCCGTCCGCTACCCGGCCGAGCAGGCGGCCCTGCGCAACTTCACCGTGCGCCGGTCGCTGGAGCCCGCCTACACGCAGCTCGCCCTGAACGGGGCCTCCGGCCCGCTCGCCGACGAGCGGGTGCGCCGGGCCGTGGCCCGCGCCCTGGACCGCAAGGAGCTCGCCGAGCTCGTCCTCAAGCCCCTGGGCCTGCCGGCCCGGCCGGTCGGCAGCCATGTGGCGCTGGCCGGGCAGCGGGCGTACGCGGACAACAGCGACGCGCTCGGCGGCCAGGACACGAAGGCGGCGCAGGCGCTCCTCGCGGACGCCGGGTGGCGCCGGAACGGCCGGATCACCGAGCCGGCCGGCGCCAAGGCCGGCCCGGAGGCCGAGCCGCAGGACGACGGGAAGACGCCGTCCGCGGCGTCCGGCCCCGGCACCGGAAACGACGGCCTGTACATCGTGGGCCAGGACGACGGCCGCAACGGCGAGGCCCGCGGCACGGCGGCCGACCAGCCCTCCCCGGTCCTCGCGCCCGCCCCCTTCGCAGCGCAGCAGAAGGCGGTGCTGCTGGCCCAGGCGGCCGCGCTGTCCGCGGCGGCGGCCGGGACGCCGGCCGACGCCAAGGGCGCCCCGCAGCGCGCCGAGGACGCCGACGAAGCCGACGGAGCCGACGGCGACGCCTCGCCCGCCCCCGCCCCGGCGCAGCAGACCCGCACTTCCGGGTCCATGCTCGCCAAGGACGGCAGGATGCTGACGCTGCGCTTCGTGGTGCCCTCCGGCCCCGGCTCGGAGGCGCTGCGCACGGTCGGGGAGCGGATCTCGCAGATGCTCCGCAGGGTCGGCGTCAACACCGAGACGACGAAGGTGTCGGACGAGAGCTTCTTCAAGGACCACGTCGCCTCGGGCCAGTACGACCTCGCCCTGTACTCGTGGCCGGCGACCGCCTACCCGGCGACCGACGCGCGCCCCATCTTCGCCAAGCCGGAGCCGGCAGCCGACGGCTCGCTCATGGTCGAGCAGAACTACACGCGGGTCGGGACCGACCACATCGACCAGCTGTTCGACCAGGCGGTCGGCGAGCTGGACGAGGAGGCCTCCCGGGAGCTGATCCGCAAGGCCGACGCCCGGATCTGGGCGGCCGCCGGCTCCATCCCGCTCTTCCAGCGGCCGCAGCTGGTGGCCGTCAAGCCGAACGTGGCCAACGCGGGCGCCTTCGGCATGGCCGCCCCCCGCTACCAGGACATCGGGTGGAAGAAGCCCGCGAAGGCGGCCGGGACGGACAGCGGGGAGGCAAAGGAGAAGAACCGGTGACAATCCGGTGTACCCGGGGGTGACCCGCGGGTCACAAGCTCAGAAGTGACTCAATTCCCTTGCCCGCCGGATCCCCGGCGGGCAAGGTCGTGGATACCCGTTGACCCGCGGCAGTACCCGTTCCACCACGGCCGGAGCCCCCACCCCGCATCCCGGCCGGTCTCAGTCGTACGGCCTCTTGACAGACCCCCCGGCGGGCGGTTCCCGCCATCCGACGTAGGATGGGGTAAGGCCGTGGCAGGTTTTCCGCCCGGCCAGGGCGCGCGTGCCGGACCGTACGCGACGCCATCCACGATCCCGGGAGAAGCGCCGCAGTGCCCACGCGCCACGACATCCGCAACGTCGCCATCGTCGCCCACGTCGACCATGGCAAGACGACCATCGTCGACGCCATGCTCAAGCAGGCCGGCGCCTTCGCCGCCCACCAGCAGCTCGACGACCGCATGATGGACTCGAACGACCTGGAGCGTGAGAAGGGCATCACGATCCTCGCCAAGAACACGGCGGTGAAGTACCACCCCAAGGACGGCGGGGCCCCGATCACGATCAACATCATCGACACGCCCGGCCACGCCGACTTCGGCGGCGAGGTCGAGCGCGGCCTGTCGATGGTCGACGCCGTCGTCCTGCTGGTGGACGCCTCCGAGGGCCCGCTGCCGCAGACCCGCTTCGTGCTCCGCAAGGCCCTGCAGGCCCGGATGCCCGTCATCCTCTGCATCAACAAGACGGACCGCCCGGACTCCCGGATCGACGAGGTCGTCAACGAGACGTACGACCTGTTCCTGGACCTGGACGCGGACGAGGACCAGATCGAGTTCCCGATCGTCTACGCCTGCGGCCGTGACGGCATCGCCTCGCTGACCAAGCCGCAGGACGGCACCGTCCCCGCGGACAGCGACAACCTGGAGCCGTTCTTCTCCACCATCCTGGAGCACGTCCCGGCCCCGACGTACGAGGAGGACGCGCCGCTGCAGGCCCACGTCACCAACCTCGACGCCGACAACTTCCTCGGCCGCATCGCGCTGCTCCGCGTCGAGCAGGGCGAGCTGCGCAAGGGCCAGACGGTCGCGTGGATCAAGCGCGACGGCACGATCTCCAACGTGCGCATCACCGAGCTGATGATGACCGAGGCGCTCACCCGCAAGCCGGCCGAGGTGGCCGGCCCCGGTGACATCTGCGCCGTCGCCGGCATCCCCGACATCATGATCGGCGAGACGCTGGCCGACCCGGAGAACCCGGTCGCCCTGCCGCTGATCACGGTCGACGAGCCCGCGATCTCCATGGTCATCGGCACCAACACCTCCCCGCTGGTCGGCCGCGGCGGCTCCGGCAAGGGCGCCGACGCCAAGGC
Coding sequences within:
- a CDS encoding TPM domain-containing protein, with product MTPSRRTPAGRPGPRAGLALGAALLALGCCAVAGAPAARAEDPVSLSEQGQVTDRVGALRGREAEVAAALDRLYDRRRIQLFVAYVRDFSGRSPQGWADATAQRNGLGRDDLLLAVATGDRQYGYSADTASGFTEDQLAEVAREAVEPALRADDWAGAAIGAADGYDAVLAGRPVTPPPITPGPADPGGGGSGPGWAGDLVLPVVAVGAAGALAAYAYSRRRRGAGRGGDRTTTGWGAQPATATAVPLLQLDARARALLVETDDAVRTSAEELGFAAAEFGDEAVAPFTRAVEFAEGELTAAFRLRQQLDDAYPEDDAARRRMLDEIVARCSEANRRLDAEAADFDRLRDLGRNAPQALAAAQERARDLAGRTATAAATLTALRGRYADSASGPVAGHAERAGDRLAFAGEQLDAARAAVGAGDTGRAAVHVRAAEGAVDQAAILVDAVERRAQELAEAAGKLPGALAETDADLADARGLLAAAAAGTPAGDLGGRIARAEAVAAAVRQEVAAGRYDPLDALRRIEEADAALDEALAGAREQESGRRRAAALLDRALLTARSAIGAAADYVVTARGAVGSEARTRLAEARRHLERAQALAEPDPPAALAEAQQADGLARQAQELAERDVREYGDPYGGPGGPGGGRGGMGGAVLGGIILGGILRGGGHGGYGGGYGGGFPGGFGGGGVFGGGGGGPGSFGGGGTRGRMGGGGRF
- a CDS encoding succinate dehydrogenase/fumarate reductase iron-sulfur subunit, with protein sequence MTTYDARFRIWRGDADGGDLRDFTVEVHDGEVVLDVVHRLQATQAPDLAVRWNCKAGKCGSCSAEVNGRPRLMCMTRMSVFDRAETVVITPLRAFPVVRDLVTDVSFNYRKALEVPAFVPPQGVGPGEYRMQQVDVDRSQEFRKCIECFLCQDTCHVVRDHEENKEAFAGPRFLMRVAELDMHPLDAAAAAGLDRRRTAQEEHGLGYCNITKCCTEVCPEGIRITDNALIPLKERAADRKYDPLVWLGNRILRRRPDTE
- a CDS encoding fumarate reductase/succinate dehydrogenase flavoprotein subunit — encoded protein: MAQVDRQQWDVVVVGAGGAGLRAAIEARERGARTAVVCKSLFGKAHTVMAEGGIAASMGNVNGRDDWQVHFRDTMRGGKFLGQWRMAELHAREAPDRVWELETWGALFDRTPDGRISQRNFGGHEYPRLAHVGDRTGLELIRTLQQKVTALQQEDLAAHGDPEARLKVFQECTATRVLKDGGRVAGAFCYERESGRFFVLEAPAVVLATGGIGKSFKTTSNSWEYTGDGHALALLAGAPLLNMEFVQFHPTGMVWPPSVKGILVTESVRGDGGVLRNSDGRRFMFDYVPDVFKDKYAQTEDEADRWYEDPDGNRRPPELLPRDEVARAINAEVKAGRGSPHGGVFLDVSTRMPPEMIKRRLPSMYHQFKELADVDITAEPMEVGPTCHYVMGGVAVDSETAAAQGVPGLFAAGEVAGGMHGSNRLGGNSLSDLLVFGRRAGLHAAALAAAPGPRPEASPEQVDAAAAEALAPFHAREGAENPYTLHQELQSAMNDLVGIIRREDEMAEALRRLALLRERAARAGVEGHRQFNPGWHLALDLRNMLLVSECVARAALERTESRGGHTREDCPAMERSWRPVNLLCRPVEPPPPDPAAGRIRLERVRTEPIRPDLLALFDREELVKYLAEEELPA
- a CDS encoding ABC transporter family substrate-binding protein; amino-acid sequence: MSRRRRRPLALLTSGVLALPLLAGCGSGDDAGPAAAGPDIAPTAREKVADGGVLRWAVDSLPDTLNTFQADADATTGRIAGAVLPQLFTMDAKGRPVANPDFLEKAEIVEREPKQVVLYKLNQQAVWSDGREIGAADFVSQWRALSGKDSAYWTARNAGYERIEKIEKGKTDLEVRVTFLKPYTDWRSLFSPLYPKQVTGTPDAFNEGARGTLKVTAGPFNLGAVDKKTGTAALTRNPRWWGRPAKLDTLVLTAVPRAERPAALAAGKVDMAEVDRAGADRIERARKEAGTPAGAAGAPAPEADPAAAAAAATLSWAAAHGTDEAKAAAEEELRAKAQEAAVRYPAEQAALRNFTVRRSLEPAYTQLALNGASGPLADERVRRAVARALDRKELAELVLKPLGLPARPVGSHVALAGQRAYADNSDALGGQDTKAAQALLADAGWRRNGRITEPAGAKAGPEAEPQDDGKTPSAASGPGTGNDGLYIVGQDDGRNGEARGTAADQPSPVLAPAPFAAQQKAVLLAQAAALSAAAAGTPADAKGAPQRAEDADEADGADGDASPAPAPAQQTRTSGSMLAKDGRMLTLRFVVPSGPGSEALRTVGERISQMLRRVGVNTETTKVSDESFFKDHVASGQYDLALYSWPATAYPATDARPIFAKPEPAADGSLMVEQNYTRVGTDHIDQLFDQAVGELDEEASRELIRKADARIWAAAGSIPLFQRPQLVAVKPNVANAGAFGMAAPRYQDIGWKKPAKAAGTDSGEAKEKNR
- the typA gene encoding translational GTPase TypA produces the protein MPTRHDIRNVAIVAHVDHGKTTIVDAMLKQAGAFAAHQQLDDRMMDSNDLEREKGITILAKNTAVKYHPKDGGAPITINIIDTPGHADFGGEVERGLSMVDAVVLLVDASEGPLPQTRFVLRKALQARMPVILCINKTDRPDSRIDEVVNETYDLFLDLDADEDQIEFPIVYACGRDGIASLTKPQDGTVPADSDNLEPFFSTILEHVPAPTYEEDAPLQAHVTNLDADNFLGRIALLRVEQGELRKGQTVAWIKRDGTISNVRITELMMTEALTRKPAEVAGPGDICAVAGIPDIMIGETLADPENPVALPLITVDEPAISMVIGTNTSPLVGRGGSGKGADAKAAVKDRKVTARQVKDRLDRELIGNVSLRVLDTDRPDAWEVQGRGELALAILVEQMRREGFELTIGKPQVVTKEVDGKVHEPVERMTIDVPEEHMGAVTQLMGVRKGRMDNMSNHGSGWVRMEFVVPSRGLIGFRTEFLTQTRGTGIAHSIHEGHEPWFGPLQTRNNGSLVADRAGAVTAFAMTNLQERGVLFTDPGTEVYEGMIVGENSRSDDMDVNITKEKKLTNMRSSSADSFEAIVPPRKLSLEQSLEFCRDDECVEVTPEAVRIRKVVLDQKERSRTASRAKAAK